Proteins from a single region of Anaerolineales bacterium:
- a CDS encoding 2-oxoacid:acceptor oxidoreductase subunit alpha has translation MNLTTQTSNTSDVNEPTRWVNNFNITVATVNGSGSQTSNLTLMRALFKMGLPVSGKNIFPSNIQGQPTWYTIRINEAGYLARCETSEIVVAMNPATFTRDVEGLADGGVLFYDDSIRLPITRQDVHAYPMPVKQMVRETELPNNIRDYIANMVYVGIVAQVLGINMDQIYQALEFHFKGKQKPIDMNWGMVRKAYDWAESNLTKTDPYAVRSADKTAGFIMADGNTAAALGALYGGLQFAAWYPITPATSLAETLNEYVPVFRKDPVTGKNTCVVIQAEDELAAIGMVIGAGWSGLRSMTSTSGPGLSLMVEYVGLSYFAEVPVVIWDIQRIGPSTGLPTRTSQGDLRLAYTMGHGDARHVVLFPGSVTECFEFGWKAFDIAERLQTPVLVLSDLDFGMNQWMTKPFVYPDRPMDRGKVLWEDDLQKMSEKWGRYLDTDGDGIPYRTLPGNHLSSAAYFARGTGHDEYASYSEEPEVWEGNMLRLRRKLESNLAILPKPEITFAEGASIGIISYGSTTEAICEAIENLTYRGLKIDHLRMRSLPVAQEVKDFVHSHERNYVIELNRDGQLHQILQLEIPDCSMKLISLTHLDGMPLTAAWVESQVTTKES, from the coding sequence ATGAATTTGACTACACAAACGTCTAACACATCGGATGTAAACGAGCCCACCAGGTGGGTAAATAATTTCAACATCACTGTCGCCACGGTCAACGGTTCAGGCAGCCAGACTTCCAATCTGACCCTCATGCGCGCCTTGTTCAAGATGGGGCTGCCAGTCTCGGGGAAGAATATCTTCCCATCCAATATCCAGGGACAACCCACCTGGTATACCATCCGTATCAATGAAGCAGGTTACCTTGCCCGGTGTGAGACGAGTGAGATCGTGGTCGCCATGAACCCTGCTACCTTCACCCGTGATGTGGAAGGATTGGCTGATGGGGGCGTCCTGTTCTATGATGACAGTATACGCTTACCCATCACTCGCCAGGATGTGCATGCCTATCCCATGCCGGTGAAGCAGATGGTGCGTGAGACGGAATTGCCCAATAACATTAGGGATTACATTGCCAACATGGTTTATGTAGGGATTGTCGCTCAGGTGTTAGGCATAAATATGGACCAGATTTATCAGGCCCTCGAGTTCCATTTCAAGGGCAAACAGAAACCCATCGACATGAACTGGGGCATGGTCAGGAAAGCCTACGATTGGGCTGAATCCAACCTGACGAAAACTGACCCCTATGCAGTACGATCTGCCGATAAAACCGCTGGTTTCATCATGGCAGATGGGAACACAGCTGCTGCCCTGGGTGCCCTATATGGTGGCCTGCAGTTCGCCGCCTGGTATCCCATCACTCCAGCCACTTCGTTAGCTGAAACGCTCAATGAGTATGTGCCAGTCTTCCGTAAGGATCCCGTTACTGGAAAAAACACATGCGTTGTCATCCAAGCCGAGGATGAGCTGGCAGCGATTGGCATGGTTATTGGGGCTGGTTGGTCAGGCTTGCGGTCAATGACCTCCACTTCAGGCCCTGGTCTCAGCCTGATGGTCGAGTATGTCGGATTGTCGTATTTTGCCGAAGTCCCTGTGGTCATCTGGGACATCCAGCGCATTGGTCCCTCTACTGGTTTACCAACCCGCACATCTCAAGGTGACTTGCGCCTGGCTTATACCATGGGCCACGGTGATGCTCGCCATGTGGTGCTCTTCCCAGGCAGTGTCACGGAGTGTTTCGAGTTTGGCTGGAAAGCCTTCGATATCGCCGAACGCCTCCAGACTCCGGTATTGGTCCTCTCAGACCTGGATTTCGGTATGAACCAGTGGATGACGAAGCCATTTGTGTACCCCGACCGACCCATGGACCGCGGTAAAGTCTTGTGGGAAGATGACCTGCAGAAGATGAGCGAAAAATGGGGCCGCTACCTCGACACGGATGGTGACGGTATACCGTACCGCACCTTGCCCGGCAACCATCTGTCCAGTGCAGCATATTTTGCGCGTGGCACAGGGCATGATGAATACGCCAGTTATAGCGAGGAGCCTGAAGTTTGGGAGGGTAACATGCTTCGCTTACGTCGCAAGCTGGAGAGCAATCTGGCTATTCTTCCGAAGCCGGAGATAACTTTCGCTGAAGGTGCTTCCATTGGCATCATCTCTTATGGCTCAACCACCGAGGCGATCTGCGAAGCCATTGAGAACCTTACATACAGGGGATTGAAAATCGACCACCTGCGGATGCGTTCACTACCAGTGGCACAAGAGGTAAAAGATTTCGTTCACTCCCATGAGCGTAACTACGTCATCGAGCTTAATCGCGATGGCCAATTACACCAGATCTTGCAGCTGGAGATCCCAGACTGTAGCATGAAGTTGATATCTCTTACTCACCTGGACGGCATGCCCCTCACGGCGGCATGGGTGGAAAGCCAGGTCACTACGAAGGAGAGTTAG
- a CDS encoding amidohydrolase produces MDHTFTQAQALFEYTRTLRRDFHQHPELGLKEVRTASIIARELSNLSLEVHNGVGQTGVVSLIEGKAAGPVVLLRFDMDALPIQEQTGAEYASLTPGVMHACGHDGHVAIGLTVARLLNEHRHEFSGTVKLVFQPGEEGLGGAEKMIADGVLVDPKPDIALSLHVWNEKPVGWVGIVPGPVMAAADTFSVKITGKGGHGAGPHLTVDPIVAAAQVVSALQSIISRNVNPLKTAVVTVASIHAGEAFNVIPAEIEMKGTLRTFETEVRDMLIKRFQEVVNNVSLAMGCQADIEIQSITPAVVNDPEITNRVQQVAQGLLPKDLLDFQTTTMGAEDMAFILQEIPGCYFFIGSANPGRHLDAPHHNSRFDFDESILPKAAGLMVASALAFLGH; encoded by the coding sequence ATGGATCATACTTTTACTCAAGCACAAGCTTTATTTGAATACACCCGCACATTACGCCGAGATTTTCACCAACATCCCGAGCTAGGCTTGAAAGAGGTTCGCACGGCCAGCATTATCGCCCGTGAGCTGTCGAACCTTAGTTTGGAAGTCCATAATGGTGTCGGACAAACCGGTGTAGTCAGCCTCATTGAGGGCAAAGCAGCGGGGCCTGTTGTTTTATTACGCTTCGATATGGATGCTCTGCCCATCCAGGAGCAGACGGGTGCAGAGTACGCTTCTCTCACCCCAGGAGTGATGCACGCTTGTGGGCATGATGGCCATGTTGCCATTGGTTTGACCGTCGCACGCCTCTTGAATGAACACCGCCACGAGTTTTCTGGGACGGTTAAGCTCGTTTTCCAACCCGGTGAGGAAGGACTGGGCGGTGCGGAAAAGATGATCGCCGATGGCGTCCTTGTCGATCCCAAACCTGATATTGCACTTTCTCTCCACGTCTGGAACGAAAAACCAGTTGGATGGGTAGGGATTGTCCCTGGTCCCGTCATGGCAGCTGCTGATACTTTTTCGGTGAAGATCACTGGCAAAGGTGGGCATGGTGCCGGACCGCACCTCACCGTTGATCCGATCGTGGCAGCCGCTCAGGTGGTATCGGCCTTACAGTCCATCATCTCACGCAATGTGAATCCCCTCAAAACCGCAGTAGTCACTGTCGCTTCCATCCATGCGGGGGAGGCTTTTAATGTCATTCCAGCCGAGATCGAGATGAAGGGTACTTTACGGACCTTTGAAACCGAAGTCCGCGACATGCTGATCAAGCGCTTCCAGGAGGTGGTGAATAACGTCTCACTCGCCATGGGCTGCCAGGCGGATATCGAGATACAATCCATCACCCCCGCGGTTGTAAATGATCCTGAGATTACCAACCGAGTGCAGCAAGTTGCCCAGGGATTGCTTCCCAAAGACTTGCTCGATTTTCAGACGACCACCATGGGTGCGGAGGATATGGCCTTCATCCTACAGGAGATTCCTGGTTGTTATTTCTTTATTGGCTCTGCCAACCCTGGCCGCCACCTGGATGCCCCACACCACAATTCCAGGTTCGATTTCGACGAATCTATTTTGCCCAAGGCAGCTGGGTTAATGGTGGCTTCTGCACTGGCATTTTTAGGTCACTGA
- a CDS encoding chromosome partitioning protein gives MVNESAVLDALGKVQEPELHKDLVTLNMIRDLEIKGEQVKFTIVLTTPACPLKTRIENEARAAVMQLKGVSSVEIKMDSSVPSDGRARGVMQLPIRNAVAIASGKGGVGKSTVSVNVAVALAQAGACVGLLDADIYGPNIPTMMGVARLPPPGKEKLVPAEAYGVKMMSIGFLVKPDQPLIWRGPMLHSAIRQFLSDVEWGELDYLIIDLPPGTGDAALSLTQSLPLSGGVIVTLPQQVSLEDARRGLEMFRQLSVPILGVVENMSYLQLEDGTRMDIFGTGGGEQLARQSNVPFFGTIPIDPRVRVGGDTGKPVVVTDPTSPVAAALRSVAEQIAARVSVAAFAGENVVPIKIVE, from the coding sequence TTGGTTAATGAGTCTGCTGTCCTGGATGCGCTCGGTAAAGTGCAGGAACCAGAGTTGCACAAGGACCTCGTAACTTTAAATATGATCCGCGATTTGGAAATTAAGGGTGAACAGGTGAAATTTACCATCGTGTTGACCACCCCCGCTTGCCCTTTAAAAACCAGAATCGAAAACGAAGCCCGCGCTGCAGTCATGCAGCTAAAAGGCGTCAGCAGCGTAGAGATTAAAATGGACTCCAGCGTGCCCAGTGATGGCCGCGCCAGGGGTGTTATGCAGCTCCCCATTCGCAATGCTGTAGCCATTGCATCGGGCAAGGGTGGGGTGGGTAAGAGCACCGTATCAGTCAATGTTGCCGTGGCCCTGGCACAGGCTGGTGCCTGTGTGGGCTTGCTTGATGCTGATATTTACGGCCCGAACATCCCCACCATGATGGGAGTGGCCAGGCTACCACCTCCTGGAAAAGAAAAGCTCGTGCCTGCCGAGGCCTATGGGGTTAAAATGATGTCGATTGGGTTCCTGGTCAAGCCCGACCAGCCTTTGATCTGGCGCGGACCCATGCTGCACTCCGCTATCCGACAGTTTCTTAGCGACGTGGAGTGGGGCGAGCTGGATTATTTGATTATCGACCTGCCCCCAGGCACTGGAGATGCTGCCTTGAGCTTGACCCAATCATTACCACTCAGTGGTGGGGTCATTGTGACCTTGCCCCAGCAGGTCTCCCTCGAAGATGCCCGCCGTGGCTTAGAGATGTTCCGACAGCTGAGTGTGCCCATTCTGGGCGTGGTCGAGAACATGAGCTATCTGCAGCTTGAGGACGGCACGCGCATGGATATCTTCGGCACTGGTGGCGGTGAACAGCTGGCCAGGCAGAGTAATGTGCCTTTCTTCGGCACGATTCCCATCGATCCCCGCGTGCGTGTGGGCGGGGATACGGGTAAGCCAGTTGTCGTTACCGATCCCACTTCTCCGGTTGCAGCTGCCCTGCGGAGCGTTGCCGAGCAGATTGCTGCCAGGGTGAGTGTGGCAGCCTTCGCTGGCGAAAATGTAGTCCCAATCAAGATTGTCGAATAA
- a CDS encoding NADH-quinone oxidoreductase subunit NuoD, whose protein sequence is MSNPSIALATDLTHIFPDIIVHDERLNYEGYLVKPELLLSTMQRLRDDLGYDYLSSVTGVDYLPENKMEVVYHLRKSTGGSPLVLKVQLDRQCPVVSSVVPVYPGAEFQEREAYDLLGIKFEGHPDLRRILTWEGFSGHPLRKDWKEGYYEEDGKPFKSRWPAGIYQSAEQKNLLGTNVDYPAGFDPESWVPEPETALYAGLSKLERTDEPTGIDTEQVIVNLGPQHPSTHGVFRMAAKLDGETIVGLKPVMGYLHRNHEKIGERNTFLGNMPYTDRLDYFNSMSNNFGYALAVEKLMGIKPPERAEYIRVMMAEFTRIVNHLALFGFLMNDFGAYFTPFLYAFEERELILDIFEATAGSRMMCNYFRFGGVARDLPDGILEKAKDLVFERLPRKIDDLDTYITNNEVVRHRAEGVGVLTPEQALAFSVVGPVLRASGVPYDLRRAQPYSIYDRFDFDVAVRYHGDVYDRYLVRLDEMHQSLRILQQVLKDIPEGPIQEGKPQYQVRVPAGEAYGCVEGPKGELGFYVISNGKPNPWRYHVRAPSFINLTPLETLCVGNKVADVVVILGSIDIVLGETDR, encoded by the coding sequence ATGAGTAATCCAAGCATTGCACTTGCCACAGATCTGACACATATTTTCCCCGACATTATCGTACACGATGAGCGGCTAAATTACGAAGGTTATCTGGTAAAGCCTGAGCTGTTGCTATCCACCATGCAGAGACTGCGTGATGACCTCGGCTATGATTATCTCTCTTCGGTCACCGGCGTGGATTACCTGCCCGAGAATAAGATGGAAGTGGTCTATCACCTGCGCAAGTCAACCGGTGGCTCACCTCTGGTGCTTAAAGTCCAGTTGGACCGGCAGTGCCCGGTGGTCTCCTCGGTGGTACCCGTGTATCCTGGCGCTGAATTCCAGGAACGTGAAGCATATGACCTGCTGGGTATCAAGTTCGAAGGACATCCCGACTTGCGCCGGATTCTCACCTGGGAGGGTTTCAGCGGTCATCCTCTTCGCAAGGACTGGAAAGAAGGTTATTACGAAGAAGATGGCAAGCCATTTAAAAGCCGCTGGCCAGCAGGAATCTATCAAAGTGCTGAGCAGAAAAACCTTCTCGGAACAAATGTAGATTATCCCGCTGGTTTTGACCCTGAAAGCTGGGTGCCAGAGCCGGAGACTGCCCTGTACGCTGGTCTGAGTAAGCTGGAACGGACGGATGAGCCAACCGGGATCGACACGGAGCAGGTCATTGTCAACCTGGGTCCCCAGCACCCGTCCACTCACGGCGTCTTCCGCATGGCAGCCAAACTGGATGGAGAAACCATCGTGGGCTTGAAGCCTGTCATGGGGTATCTGCACCGCAACCATGAGAAGATCGGTGAGCGGAATACCTTCCTGGGTAATATGCCATACACCGATCGGTTGGATTATTTCAACTCAATGAGCAACAACTTTGGTTATGCCCTGGCTGTGGAAAAGCTGATGGGCATCAAGCCTCCTGAGCGGGCCGAATATATCCGGGTGATGATGGCAGAATTCACCAGGATCGTGAATCATCTGGCGTTGTTCGGCTTCCTGATGAACGATTTCGGTGCTTATTTCACTCCCTTCTTGTACGCGTTTGAGGAACGCGAGCTGATCCTCGATATCTTTGAAGCCACCGCTGGTTCACGCATGATGTGCAATTATTTCCGCTTCGGAGGGGTGGCGCGTGACCTGCCGGATGGCATTTTGGAAAAAGCGAAAGACCTGGTTTTCGAACGCTTACCGCGTAAGATTGATGATCTCGATACGTACATCACCAATAATGAGGTCGTGCGCCATCGAGCCGAAGGTGTGGGTGTGCTAACCCCAGAGCAGGCTCTGGCTTTCTCGGTGGTTGGTCCAGTCTTGAGGGCATCCGGTGTGCCCTATGACCTGCGTCGTGCTCAACCCTACAGCATATACGACCGCTTCGATTTTGATGTCGCTGTTCGTTATCATGGTGATGTCTATGACCGCTACCTGGTCCGCCTGGATGAGATGCACCAAAGCTTGCGTATCCTACAGCAGGTACTGAAAGACATCCCCGAAGGTCCCATCCAGGAAGGTAAGCCACAATACCAGGTGCGCGTGCCTGCGGGTGAAGCCTATGGCTGCGTGGAAGGTCCCAAGGGCGAGTTAGGCTTCTATGTTATCTCAAATGGCAAGCCCAACCCCTGGCGGTACCATGTGCGCGCCCCATCCTTTATCAACCTGACGCCCTTGGAGACGCTGTGTGTTGGTAATAAGGTGGCTGATGTGGTCGTGATCCTGGGTTCGATCGATATCGTCTTGGGTGAGACAGATAGGTGA
- a CDS encoding NADH-quinone oxidoreductase subunit B, producing MSFELNNPGYEIPPEMQGQVTITTLDKIYNWGRRSSVWPMMFGLACCAIEMICTATSRFDFARFGMEIMRPSPRQADLMIVAGTVTKKMIPQIVRLYNQMPEPKYVLAMGACASGGGPFKEGYNVVSGVDEFVPVDVYVAGCPPTPQALLNGFITLHKMIDKQSIKTVRWYRKGPEQPLPVPILGPDLIDPRKYIEIKEYTETKLEAQIAASQPAPDQPPATSAG from the coding sequence ATGAGCTTTGAGTTGAACAATCCAGGCTACGAGATCCCACCGGAGATGCAAGGTCAGGTAACGATCACCACCCTCGATAAGATCTATAACTGGGGGCGGCGCTCCTCCGTCTGGCCCATGATGTTTGGACTGGCGTGCTGTGCCATCGAAATGATCTGCACCGCTACCAGTCGCTTTGACTTTGCCCGTTTCGGTATGGAAATCATGCGTCCCAGCCCACGGCAAGCTGACCTGATGATCGTTGCTGGCACAGTCACCAAAAAGATGATCCCCCAAATCGTCCGGCTATACAATCAGATGCCTGAGCCCAAGTATGTTCTGGCGATGGGTGCCTGTGCCTCTGGCGGTGGCCCGTTCAAAGAAGGCTACAACGTCGTCTCCGGCGTCGATGAGTTCGTTCCCGTGGACGTATACGTGGCTGGCTGCCCTCCCACACCCCAGGCACTCTTAAACGGCTTTATCACGCTTCATAAAATGATCGATAAGCAGTCAATCAAGACGGTGCGCTGGTATCGCAAGGGTCCCGAACAACCTCTGCCAGTTCCCATCCTAGGTCCTGATCTGATTGATCCGCGCAAGTACATTGAAATCAAGGAGTACACCGAAACGAAATTAGAGGCTCAAATAGCTGCCTCTCAACCAGCCCCCGACCAGCCTCCTGCTACTTCAGCTGGTTGA
- a CDS encoding amidohydrolase, with product MLNQAKELQTKLTEYRRDFHMHPELGFNEYRTSAKVAEVLRSLGLRVKEKVGKTGVVGEIGQGLPIVAIRADMDALPLQEDNKTAYTSQYPGVMHACGHDAHTAILLGVAEILSKEENLPGTVRLLFQPAEEVADDEGISGAPRMIEDGAMQGGVGLTLALHVSAHVPVGQIQVGAGPSSGGVDTFRGSIIGMGGHGARPHETVDPIYLSAYVILALHGIVSRRLNPFDPAVVTIGSIHAGNAENVIPNQVDILGTIRYMEHKVQEQIHREIKKAFDVAKSLGGDYSLKFEIGTPPMINDEKAVELIKATATDLIGSENILPPQDGLGAEDFGCFSELAPGAMFVLGSKVEGDEREHHNSHFDVNDECLPYGVAILADSALRFMRKGGF from the coding sequence ATGCTGAATCAAGCGAAAGAACTCCAAACCAAATTAACCGAATACCGCCGTGATTTCCACATGCACCCGGAGCTCGGTTTCAACGAATATCGCACATCGGCGAAGGTGGCGGAGGTCTTGCGCTCCCTGGGTTTGCGGGTGAAGGAGAAGGTCGGTAAAACTGGCGTGGTCGGTGAGATTGGCCAAGGATTACCCATCGTGGCCATCCGGGCAGACATGGATGCCCTTCCGCTTCAGGAGGATAATAAAACCGCATATACATCGCAATACCCGGGCGTGATGCACGCGTGCGGCCATGATGCCCACACTGCCATCCTGCTTGGTGTGGCAGAAATTCTCTCCAAAGAAGAAAACCTGCCTGGCACGGTGCGTCTGCTCTTCCAACCCGCTGAAGAGGTGGCTGATGACGAAGGCATTAGTGGGGCCCCACGTATGATCGAAGATGGTGCCATGCAAGGTGGAGTGGGCCTGACCCTGGCGCTGCACGTATCGGCCCATGTACCCGTGGGTCAAATTCAGGTCGGAGCAGGCCCTTCCTCGGGAGGGGTGGATACTTTTCGTGGATCAATCATCGGGATGGGTGGTCACGGTGCCAGACCGCACGAGACGGTCGATCCTATCTACCTGTCAGCGTATGTCATTCTGGCATTACACGGGATCGTCTCACGCAGGTTGAACCCGTTTGACCCGGCTGTAGTGACAATCGGGTCGATCCACGCTGGTAACGCCGAGAATGTAATTCCGAACCAGGTGGATATCCTGGGCACCATTCGCTACATGGAGCATAAAGTACAGGAGCAGATCCACCGCGAGATAAAAAAAGCGTTTGATGTAGCAAAATCGCTGGGTGGAGATTATTCATTGAAGTTTGAGATCGGCACACCACCGATGATCAATGATGAAAAGGCGGTTGAATTGATCAAAGCCACTGCTACAGACCTGATCGGCAGTGAAAATATCCTGCCACCCCAGGATGGATTGGGCGCGGAGGACTTCGGATGCTTCTCTGAGCTGGCACCGGGGGCGATGTTTGTGCTGGGCAGCAAGGTAGAAGGTGACGAACGCGAACACCATAATTCACATTTTGATGTCAATGACGAATGCCTGCCATACGGGGTGGCCATCCTGGCTGATTCAGCGCTACGATTCATGAGAAAAGGTGGCTTCTAG
- the glmS gene encoding glutamine--fructose-6-phosphate transaminase (isomerizing) → MCGIVGYIGPKNATPIILNGLKRLEYRGYDSAGLAIIQNDHIEVRRDVGKLSKLAELVSEIPVSGQVGIGHTRWATHGEPSARNAHPHIGMTGNVVVVHNGIVENYLELRNDLCEEGAVFSSETDTEVIVQLVERYQSTETSLVEAAQKAMRQLKGAHGIVLMSSLEPDKIVAARIGNAGGVVIGIGENEMFIASDLPAILEHTRRVVFLESRQMAIVTADGLSIQTLDGKPVKYREQTVAWDPISAEKGEYRHFMFKEINEQVRSLTDTIAGRIDLEYARIQLNELNLTLEKARQIEKIVITACGTASHAAMIGRILMERIAHIPTQMEIASEFRYADPIIDRATVVLAISQSGETADTLAAMEEGRRKGATLWSIVNAIGTQAMRIADGYISMQTGPEIGVASTKAFTAPIVDLYMLAILLADLRGTLKEKERQKLVKGLMVIPDLVGKCLDRQKEVEVVAEQLKETRSCLYLGRGINMPIAYEGALKLKEISYIHAEGYPAGEMKHGPIALIDREMPVVVLAPHDPWYEKMISQIEQAKARGGVVIAIATDGDEIIPSLVDHVLWVPETPWLLSPVVTVIPLQLLAYHIAAKRGLDVDQPRNLAKSVTVE, encoded by the coding sequence ATGTGCGGAATTGTCGGTTACATCGGACCTAAAAATGCCACACCCATCATCCTGAATGGGTTGAAACGCCTTGAGTACCGCGGCTACGACTCGGCTGGCTTAGCAATCATCCAGAATGATCACATCGAGGTACGACGGGATGTGGGCAAGCTCAGTAAATTAGCCGAACTTGTTTCTGAGATCCCGGTTTCAGGTCAGGTTGGTATCGGTCACACCCGCTGGGCAACCCATGGCGAACCGAGTGCACGAAATGCCCATCCTCATATTGGCATGACCGGTAATGTGGTCGTTGTCCATAATGGGATCGTTGAAAATTACCTCGAACTGCGTAATGACTTGTGTGAAGAGGGGGCCGTATTCAGCTCCGAGACTGATACGGAAGTAATCGTCCAGCTGGTGGAGCGCTACCAGTCCACCGAGACCAGCCTGGTGGAGGCAGCTCAAAAAGCCATGCGACAGCTCAAAGGCGCCCACGGCATCGTTTTGATGTCGTCTCTCGAGCCTGATAAAATCGTCGCTGCTCGCATCGGGAATGCCGGTGGGGTGGTGATTGGCATAGGCGAAAACGAGATGTTCATTGCATCCGATTTACCCGCAATTTTAGAGCACACACGGCGTGTGGTCTTTCTCGAATCTCGCCAGATGGCCATCGTTACCGCGGATGGGCTGAGTATTCAAACCCTGGATGGTAAACCAGTGAAATACCGTGAGCAGACTGTGGCTTGGGACCCGATTTCCGCTGAGAAAGGCGAATACCGCCACTTTATGTTTAAGGAGATCAACGAGCAGGTAAGGTCTCTGACCGACACCATCGCTGGTCGCATCGATTTAGAATACGCCAGGATCCAGTTAAATGAGCTGAACCTTACCCTTGAAAAAGCTCGCCAAATTGAGAAGATCGTCATCACTGCATGCGGCACCGCTTCGCACGCTGCTATGATCGGCCGTATCCTCATGGAACGCATCGCTCACATCCCAACTCAGATGGAGATTGCTTCGGAATTTCGTTACGCTGACCCGATAATTGATCGCGCCACAGTGGTTTTGGCAATCAGCCAGTCGGGAGAGACTGCCGATACCTTGGCCGCCATGGAAGAGGGACGCAGAAAGGGTGCTACGCTGTGGTCCATCGTCAATGCCATTGGCACTCAGGCCATGCGTATCGCCGACGGTTACATTTCCATGCAGACTGGACCTGAGATCGGTGTCGCCTCCACCAAAGCCTTCACGGCGCCCATTGTCGACCTCTACATGCTCGCCATTTTACTGGCCGATTTGCGTGGTACATTAAAGGAGAAGGAACGCCAGAAGTTGGTAAAAGGCTTGATGGTGATACCTGACCTGGTGGGTAAATGCCTTGACCGCCAGAAGGAAGTGGAGGTGGTGGCAGAGCAGCTTAAAGAAACCAGGAGCTGCTTGTATTTGGGCCGTGGGATTAATATGCCCATCGCTTACGAAGGCGCTTTAAAACTCAAGGAAATCTCTTACATCCACGCTGAAGGGTATCCTGCTGGTGAGATGAAGCATGGCCCGATTGCCCTGATTGACCGCGAGATGCCCGTGGTCGTTTTAGCACCCCACGATCCGTGGTATGAGAAGATGATCAGCCAGATCGAGCAAGCCAAGGCACGTGGCGGGGTGGTGATTGCCATTGCCACTGATGGCGACGAGATCATCCCTTCGCTAGTCGATCACGTCCTGTGGGTCCCCGAAACGCCCTGGCTGCTCAGCCCAGTGGTTACTGTGATTCCCCTACAGCTGTTAGCCTATCATATTGCCGCCAAGCGCGGCCTCGATGTTGACCAGCCCCGCAACCTGGCCAAGTCAGTCACTGTAGAATAA